Below is a genomic region from Propionispora vibrioides.
CCGTGCTGGGAGCTGCCCTGGTGGTTGCCGCTGATACGGTAGCCCGTACGGTGTTTAGTCCGGTGGAAGTGCCTGTAGGTGTTTTTATGGCCTTCTTGGGGGCACCTTTCTTCCTTTATTTATTGCGAAAGGGGATGCGGTCATGACACATGCAATCGAAGCCCGGACGGTCAAGCTTGGCTATGGCGGCAAAGTCATCCTGCCCGGCGTCGATCTGTTGCTTAATAAGCCGGAAATTATTTCGATTATCGGACCTAATGGTTCCGGTAAATCCACGCTATTAAAGGCCTTGAGCCGGCTGCTGACGCCTTTGGGCGGATCGGTGCTGCTCGATGGCAAGGATATTCACCGGCTGCCGCCGCGGGAGGTGGCCAGGCTTATGGCAATTTTGCCCCAGGCGGCACAGGCGCCGGGCGATATGACGGTTTATGATCTGGTGGTCTATGGCCGGCTGCCCTATAAGCGGCTGTTTGAGCGCCTGACGGCCGCCGATGAAGCGGCCATCCTGGCCGCTTCATCGGCGGTGGGGTTGCCGGACATGCTGTACCGGCGGCTGGACAGTTTATCCGGCGGGGAAAAGCAGCGGGCCTGGCTGGCCATGGCCCTGGCCCAGGAGCCGCACCTGCTGCTATTGGATGAACCGACAACCTATCTTGATATTCATCATCAACTGGAATTGATGAAATTGATTGGCCGGCTGCACCGGGAGCGGCAACTGACGGTACTTATGGTGCTCCATGATTTAAACCATGCGGCCCGGTTCAGCCAACGCCTTATTGCCGTTAAGAACGGCCGGATATTTGCCGACGGACCGGTAGACGAGGTGTTTACGGCAGCAACACTGCGGAGCTTGTATGAGGTGGAAACAACGGTTATGACACTGGAGCATGGCGGTCATTCCCAACTGGTTTGTTTTGCCCACGACAGTTGTCCGGTTACGGGTGCCTGAGGCGTTGTTAGCGGCGCCGATGGTACATAATAGAACTAAAGGGAGGTTTTACAGTGAAAATATTAATTGTATATTCCAGTCTGACCGGCAATACCAGGAAAGTGGCCGAAGCCGTTTATGCGGTGCTTGGCAGCGAAGCGGACCTGTTTCCGGTGGAAACGGCGCCGCCAGTGGACGCCTACGATTTTGTAGCCGTTGGTTTTTGGGTAGACAAAGGAACGGCCGACCATAAAACGCAGGAGTATCTAAAAACCATCCGGGGAAAAGAGGTGGCGCTGTTTGCCACGCTGGGAGCCTATCCTGACTCGGAACATGCTGCGGCCAGTCTGAAAAATGCGGCTGCCCTGCTGGGGGACGGCAACCACCTGGCCGGAACCTTTATCTGCCAGGGGAAAATTGATCCCCGTTTGATCGAGCAATTTAAAAAGACGCCGGGCAACCATCCCCATGTGGTTACGTCGGAGCGGCTGGAGCGTTATAAAGAAGCGGCCAAACATCCGGACGATAACGATCTGCAGACCGCCCAGGCCGTCTTTGTCAGGTTGAAAGAGGAAGTAAGCCGACGGCTTACCGGGCTGCAGGAAAGCGAGGTGGCTGGTTCTTGCGGCAAACCCGATTAAAGCACATTCTGGCGGCCATGCCTCCGGCTCAGTATGCACTTACTGTCGGCCGGGACACCGCTGAACCGCTGGCCGGGGCTTTTGCCGAACGCCGGGCGGTCCAGCCTGTGGCCGGCGGCCGGCCGCTAAAGCCCGATGACTGGCAGACAACCTGGCAGTCGCTGCTGGCGCAAAAGCCAACGCCCGCTGAGCGGGTCGTCTATATTCATATCCCCTTTTGCCGGCAGCGCTGCCTGTACTGCGGCTTTTTTCAGAACTATTCCGATGAGGAATTGGAAACGGCGTACATCGACAGTTTGATTCAGGAGCTGCAACTGAGCCGAAACAGCCGGTATCTGGGCAGTGGTGCTGTGAATGCGGTATTTATCGGCGGCGGTACGCCAAGCACGCTGGCGCCGCATAATGTTGCCCGGCTGCTAAAGGCAATCCACGCGAATCTGCCGTTGGCTAATGATTGCGAGCTGACTTTGGAGGGAAGGATCAACGATTTGGTGCCGCCGAAAATCGAAGCCTGGCTGACGAATGGTGTAAACCGTATATCCCTTGGGGTTCAGTCGTTTCATACCCAGGTAAGGCAGGCGGTTGGCCGGCTGGATGATACGCAAACCATTCTGGAGCGGTTGAAATTGCTGGCAGGCTATAACCAGGTTGCCGTTATCGTGGACTTAATCTATGGATTGCCTTACCAAACCGGTGAAGTTTGGGCTGATGATCTTACACTGCTCCAGGCAGCACCGATTGCCGGGATGGACTTATATCAGTTATCTGTTTTTGAAGGCGGCGCGCTGCAGCAAGCCATCCGTGCCGGCCGTCTGCCGGCGGCGGCCACTACGGCCGGACAGGCCCGGTTGTTTGCCGCGGCGGAAGCCGAACTGGCGGCCCGCAATTTTTCCCGGCTCAGCATCTGCCACTGGGGGAAAAATAACCGGGAGCGCAACATGTACAATACGCTTACCAAGGCCGGCAGTCCTGTCATTCCTTTTGGCGCCGGCGCCGGCGGTAATATCGGCGGTGTAAGCATGTTTTTGGACCGTAATGTGGAAAAGTACATCGGCAGCATTGCCCGGGGAGAAAAACCATTCACCATGCTGCTGCGGCAGGCGGCGGGAACCCAGTGGCAGCATACCGTTGTTGCCCAACTGGAACGGGGGTACATTGATCTTCACGAACTGGCCGGGCAATATGGCAGCGGTGCCTGGGAACTGGAGCTGCTGCTTGCTATCTGGGCAGAACGGGGCTTGGTGACACGGGATACGGACGTTCCGCAACTGACGGTGGCAGGGAAGTTCTGGTATAAAAATATGACCCAATCGCTGGTAGAGTGCTTACACGCCTTGCGGGACAGCGGGCGGGACGGACAACAGACGATCATGGTTCACAGTTAAAGAAAGAGAGCCTTAGAGCTCCATGGCGGATACGCGCATGGGGTTTTATTATTTTCTCTAAAAAGATAAAAAGAGGAGTCATGTTATGCAAAAATCGATACGTAATAAGAAAGAGTTTACTCTGCTCAGCATATCGATACTGGCGGCCCTGACCATGCCGGTCTATGCCGAGGACGCGATTGATACGAGAGATGTTATGATAACGGCTACGCGGACGGTGCAGGAAGTAAAAGAAACACCATCCGCCGTGGAGATTATCACCCGGGAGGACCTTGATAAGCTTGGTGCCCATACGCTGGGTGAGGCGCTAAGGATGGCTACCAGCATCAATGTGAGTGCACCGGCCATGGCCGGCAGCAGCATTACGGTACGGGGCATGTCCACCCGGCATACGCTGATTATGATTGACGGCAAGCGTCTGGTTTCCGAAGGCAGTTATGCTACGGCCAACTCCTATGAGCTTGAACGGATTAATATGGAGAATGTCGAGCGAATCGAGATTGTCCGCGGACCGGTTAGCTCGCTCTACGGTTCCGATGCCTTAGGGGGCGTTATCAATATCATAACCCGCAAACCGGAAAAACAGGAATTGACGGTGTCCCTCAGCCCGCAGCGTTATTTCGGCGATACCGGTACCGGCATTGATAATTACTCGCTGCGCTATGACACCGGTAAGGATAATAAATGGTCCTGGATTGTCAGCGCCGACCGGGCGAAAATTGATCCTTATGAAAATAGTGATCACACTACCAAGAGCCAGTTTGGCACCAGGGAAAATCTGAATATGGACGGTACCTATGACTTCACGGCCAATA
It encodes:
- a CDS encoding ABC transporter ATP-binding protein, which encodes MTHAIEARTVKLGYGGKVILPGVDLLLNKPEIISIIGPNGSGKSTLLKALSRLLTPLGGSVLLDGKDIHRLPPREVARLMAILPQAAQAPGDMTVYDLVVYGRLPYKRLFERLTAADEAAILAASSAVGLPDMLYRRLDSLSGGEKQRAWLAMALAQEPHLLLLDEPTTYLDIHHQLELMKLIGRLHRERQLTVLMVLHDLNHAARFSQRLIAVKNGRIFADGPVDEVFTAATLRSLYEVETTVMTLEHGGHSQLVCFAHDSCPVTGA
- a CDS encoding flavodoxin family protein, with translation MKILIVYSSLTGNTRKVAEAVYAVLGSEADLFPVETAPPVDAYDFVAVGFWVDKGTADHKTQEYLKTIRGKEVALFATLGAYPDSEHAAASLKNAAALLGDGNHLAGTFICQGKIDPRLIEQFKKTPGNHPHVVTSERLERYKEAAKHPDDNDLQTAQAVFVRLKEEVSRRLTGLQESEVAGSCGKPD
- the hutW gene encoding heme anaerobic degradation radical SAM methyltransferase ChuW/HutW; the encoded protein is MRQTRLKHILAAMPPAQYALTVGRDTAEPLAGAFAERRAVQPVAGGRPLKPDDWQTTWQSLLAQKPTPAERVVYIHIPFCRQRCLYCGFFQNYSDEELETAYIDSLIQELQLSRNSRYLGSGAVNAVFIGGGTPSTLAPHNVARLLKAIHANLPLANDCELTLEGRINDLVPPKIEAWLTNGVNRISLGVQSFHTQVRQAVGRLDDTQTILERLKLLAGYNQVAVIVDLIYGLPYQTGEVWADDLTLLQAAPIAGMDLYQLSVFEGGALQQAIRAGRLPAAATTAGQARLFAAAEAELAARNFSRLSICHWGKNNRERNMYNTLTKAGSPVIPFGAGAGGNIGGVSMFLDRNVEKYIGSIARGEKPFTMLLRQAAGTQWQHTVVAQLERGYIDLHELAGQYGSGAWELELLLAIWAERGLVTRDTDVPQLTVAGKFWYKNMTQSLVECLHALRDSGRDGQQTIMVHS